Proteins from one Laribacter hongkongensis DSM 14985 genomic window:
- a CDS encoding DNA-binding protein: MTVASKTHFSAAELADMQLPCLPTSRQGVDHLARREQWGVRELPSRGRAGIARTYAITSLPQEAQAEIRRRQAQELQESATTCVILPSEVRLARREEQLSLTLTTVERLTSKQRAVAEARCALVGEVKKFSRVMGIKAARQPACSARTTPASGRLCQRTW, encoded by the coding sequence ATGACCGTAGCCAGTAAAACCCATTTCAGCGCAGCCGAGCTGGCGGACATGCAATTGCCTTGTTTGCCAACAAGCAGGCAAGGTGTTGACCATCTCGCTCGCCGAGAGCAATGGGGGGTAAGGGAGCTTCCTAGTCGAGGCCGGGCCGGCATTGCTCGGACATACGCCATCACCAGCCTTCCTCAAGAAGCCCAGGCCGAAATCCGCCGCCGTCAGGCTCAGGAACTGCAGGAATCAGCCACGACCTGCGTCATTCTGCCCAGCGAGGTACGTCTGGCCCGGCGCGAGGAGCAACTGAGCCTGACGCTGACCACGGTCGAGCGGCTGACCAGCAAACAACGCGCTGTCGCCGAAGCCCGCTGCGCCCTGGTGGGCGAAGTCAAAAAGTTCTCCCGCGTCATGGGGATCAAGGCTGCCCGCCAGCCAGCGTGCTCTGCCAGAACTACTCCAGCGTCTGGTCGATTGTGCCAACGCACGTGGTAA